From Agrobacterium tumefaciens, a single genomic window includes:
- a CDS encoding gluconate 2-dehydrogenase subunit 3 family protein, whose protein sequence is MNRRELLKMIAIATGLPLIGADVVTAAQNATKPAGESHVFSKEDILFLDEVADTIIPRTSTPGAKDAAVGEFMAVYAADCYMGEQRKLFLSAITEIESRSQADHKKAFLDLTGEQRQALLSALDKKARTEQTPTAPHPFTLVKQLTLLGFFTSKVGATEVLVYDEIPGGFEDRVPYQKGTPAWGTT, encoded by the coding sequence ATGAACAGACGCGAACTGCTGAAAATGATCGCCATCGCAACCGGTCTTCCCTTGATTGGTGCGGACGTTGTGACGGCGGCGCAAAACGCCACCAAGCCGGCAGGGGAAAGCCATGTCTTCAGCAAGGAAGACATCCTGTTTCTGGACGAAGTTGCGGATACCATTATCCCCCGTACATCCACGCCGGGTGCGAAGGATGCTGCTGTCGGCGAATTCATGGCTGTTTACGCCGCTGATTGTTACATGGGAGAGCAGAGAAAACTTTTCCTCTCGGCAATCACGGAGATCGAAAGCCGCAGCCAGGCAGACCATAAGAAAGCGTTTTTGGACCTAACCGGAGAGCAGCGGCAGGCGCTTCTCTCTGCACTGGATAAAAAAGCCAGAACGGAGCAAACACCGACCGCGCCGCACCCGTTCACGCTCGTCAAGCAATTGACGTTACTCGGCTTTTTTACTTCGAAAGTCGGCGCGACGGAAGTGCTCGTTTACGACGAAATCCCCGGCGGCTTCGAAGATCGTGTTCCCTATCAAAAGGGGACACCAGCGTGGGGCACCACCTGA
- a CDS encoding GMC family oxidoreductase has protein sequence MANNHYDAIVVGSGISGGWAAKELTQKGLKVLMLERGRNIEHITDYQNADKEAWDYPHRNRATQEMKAKYPVLSRDYLLEEATLGMWANEQETPYVEEKRFDWFRGYHVGGRSLLWGRQTYRWSQTDFEANAKEGIAVDWPIRYQDVAPWYDYVERFAGISGSRDGLDILPDGEFLPPIPLNFVEEDVARRLKTAFKGTRHLINSRCANITQELPDQDRTRCQFRNKCRLGCPFGGYFSTQASTLPAAVATGNLTLRPFSIVKEILYDKDKKQARGVEIIDAETNLTYEYTADVIFLNASTLNSTWVLMNSATDVWEGGLGSSSGELGHNAMDHHFRMGATGQVEGFEDFYFKGRRPAGFYIPRFRNTGDDKRKYLRGFGYQGSASRTRWEREIAELNIGADYKEALTEPGAWTIGMTAFGEMLPYHENRVKLDHDKKDKWGLPVLSMNVEMKQNELDMREDMVNDAVEMFEAVGIKNVKPSRGTYAPGMGIHEMGTARMGRDPKTSVLNGNNQVWDAPNVFVTDGACMTSASCVNPSLTYMALTARAADFAVSELKKGNL, from the coding sequence ATGGCAAACAATCATTACGACGCGATTGTTGTCGGCTCGGGCATCAGTGGAGGCTGGGCTGCAAAGGAGCTCACGCAGAAGGGCCTGAAGGTTCTGATGCTGGAACGCGGCAGAAACATCGAGCATATCACCGACTACCAGAACGCTGACAAGGAAGCCTGGGATTATCCCCATCGCAACCGTGCCACGCAGGAAATGAAGGCGAAATATCCCGTCCTCAGCCGCGATTATCTGCTGGAAGAGGCCACACTTGGAATGTGGGCCAATGAACAGGAAACACCCTATGTCGAGGAAAAGCGCTTCGACTGGTTCCGCGGTTATCACGTTGGCGGCCGCTCGCTTCTCTGGGGGCGCCAGACCTACCGCTGGTCCCAAACTGATTTCGAGGCCAACGCCAAAGAAGGCATCGCCGTCGATTGGCCCATTCGCTACCAGGACGTTGCTCCCTGGTACGATTATGTCGAGCGTTTTGCCGGGATTTCCGGAAGCCGCGATGGCTTGGACATTCTGCCAGACGGTGAATTCCTTCCGCCCATTCCGCTGAACTTTGTGGAAGAGGATGTTGCTCGACGGTTGAAGACCGCCTTCAAGGGCACACGCCACCTGATCAATTCCCGCTGCGCAAACATCACCCAGGAGCTTCCCGATCAGGATCGTACGCGCTGTCAGTTCCGCAACAAGTGTCGGCTGGGCTGTCCCTTCGGCGGCTATTTCAGCACGCAGGCCTCGACCCTGCCTGCCGCAGTCGCCACCGGAAATCTCACCCTTCGCCCGTTTTCCATCGTGAAAGAGATTCTGTACGACAAGGACAAGAAGCAGGCGCGCGGCGTTGAGATCATTGATGCAGAAACGAACCTGACCTACGAATACACCGCCGACGTGATCTTCCTGAACGCGTCGACCCTGAATTCGACCTGGGTTTTGATGAACTCGGCGACGGATGTGTGGGAAGGAGGCTTGGGCAGCAGCTCGGGCGAACTTGGCCACAATGCGATGGACCACCACTTCCGGATGGGCGCCACCGGTCAGGTTGAGGGTTTCGAGGATTTCTATTTCAAGGGCCGCCGTCCGGCAGGTTTCTATATTCCGCGCTTCCGCAACACCGGCGACGACAAGCGCAAATACCTGCGCGGTTTCGGTTACCAGGGGTCAGCCAGCCGTACACGCTGGGAGCGGGAAATCGCCGAACTCAACATCGGCGCCGACTACAAGGAGGCATTGACCGAGCCGGGTGCGTGGACAATCGGCATGACCGCCTTTGGCGAAATGCTGCCCTATCACGAAAACCGCGTGAAGCTTGACCACGACAAGAAGGACAAGTGGGGGCTGCCTGTCCTGTCGATGAATGTCGAGATGAAGCAAAACGAACTCGATATGCGTGAGGACATGGTCAACGACGCCGTTGAAATGTTCGAAGCAGTCGGGATCAAGAATGTGAAGCCAAGCAGAGGCACCTACGCTCCTGGTATGGGCATTCATGAAATGGGAACGGCCCGTATGGGACGCGACCCGAAAACCTCCGTTCTCAACGGCAACAACCAGGTCTGGGACGCACCAAACGTCTTCGTGACCGATGGGGCCTGCATGACGTCGGCATCCTGCGTCAATCCATCGCTGACCTATATGGCGCTGACTGCCCGTGCCGCTGATTTTGCCGTTTCGGAACTCAAGAAGGGAAATCTGTGA
- a CDS encoding sugar phosphate isomerase/epimerase: protein MKTFKSKFASMAFVVGLVAGVANPVFADDSKTLPIAAQMYTLRNAGTLEEQFTILNRAGVAAVETVDMQKVSADELNTLLEKHKIKVISSHVPIDKLRGNLDEVITEQKAVGNPVVTVPFLKPEDRPKDAAGWTAFGKELGGYADKLSAAGLAMAYHNHDFELVKFDGKTALELLLDAAGPKLQSELDVAWVARSGNDPAQFLETLNGRVFAIHAKDNAPAGTAENERGFATLGTGVLDWKTILPAAKKAGAKWFILEHDLPLDAEAVLTKGNAFLNERLPTLQ, encoded by the coding sequence TTGAAAACGTTCAAGTCAAAATTCGCAAGCATGGCATTTGTCGTCGGCCTGGTGGCCGGTGTCGCAAACCCGGTTTTTGCCGATGACAGCAAGACGCTGCCGATCGCCGCTCAAATGTACACGTTGCGCAATGCTGGCACTCTTGAAGAGCAGTTTACCATTCTCAACCGCGCTGGTGTCGCGGCCGTAGAGACGGTGGACATGCAAAAGGTCAGCGCAGACGAGCTGAACACGCTTCTGGAAAAGCACAAGATCAAGGTCATTTCATCGCACGTGCCGATCGACAAGCTTCGCGGCAATCTTGATGAGGTCATCACCGAGCAGAAGGCTGTTGGCAATCCTGTTGTAACCGTGCCTTTCCTCAAGCCAGAAGATCGCCCGAAGGACGCAGCCGGTTGGACTGCTTTCGGCAAGGAACTGGGCGGATATGCGGACAAGCTGTCGGCTGCTGGCCTTGCGATGGCCTACCACAACCATGATTTCGAGCTGGTGAAGTTTGATGGAAAGACGGCTCTCGAACTGCTGCTCGATGCAGCCGGCCCGAAGCTGCAGAGCGAACTTGATGTCGCATGGGTTGCCCGTAGCGGTAACGATCCGGCACAGTTTCTCGAAACGTTGAATGGCCGGGTCTTCGCGATCCATGCCAAGGACAATGCGCCTGCGGGCACGGCGGAAAATGAGCGTGGCTTTGCAACGCTTGGAACCGGCGTTCTCGACTGGAAGACAATCTTGCCGGCCGCCAAAAAGGCTGGTGCAAAATGGTTCATTCTTGAACACGACCTTCCGCTTGATGCCGAAGCAGTTCTGACCAAGGGCAACGCGTTCCTGAACGAGCGCCTCCCGACACTTCAGTAA
- a CDS encoding Gfo/Idh/MocA family oxidoreductase, whose amino-acid sequence MSSTTAKFDSRRIRLGMVGGGQGAFIGAVHRIASRLDDRYELVAGALSSDAERASASALLLGIAPERSYATFQEMAAAEASREDGIEAVAIVTPNHLHFAPSKAFLEAGIHVICDKPVTATIEEARELAGIVGASDRLFILTHNYTGYAMLRQMREMIANGAIGKLRHVQAEYAQDWLTEAVENSGAKGAEWRTDPSRSGAGGAIGDIGTHAFNAAAFVTGEIPKSLYADLTSFVPGRQLDDSANILLRYESGAKGMLWASQIAVGNENALSLRVYGDKGGLEWHHRVPDELWFTPYGEEKRLITRNGAGAGAAANRVSRVPSGHPEGYLEGFATIYREAADAIIAKREGKTSAGDATYPGIEDGLAGLAFIDAAVRSSRSSSWVTIDI is encoded by the coding sequence ATGTCCTCCACAACAGCGAAATTCGATAGCCGGCGGATCCGGCTCGGTATGGTCGGCGGTGGTCAGGGTGCCTTTATCGGCGCTGTACACCGGATCGCGTCCAGACTGGATGATCGGTACGAACTGGTGGCCGGGGCGCTTTCCTCTGATGCAGAACGGGCCAGCGCTTCCGCCCTCCTGCTCGGCATCGCACCGGAGAGATCCTATGCGACATTTCAGGAAATGGCGGCGGCCGAGGCCTCTCGTGAAGACGGGATCGAGGCGGTCGCCATCGTGACCCCGAACCATCTGCATTTCGCGCCCTCAAAGGCCTTCCTTGAAGCAGGTATCCACGTCATCTGCGACAAGCCCGTGACGGCGACGATCGAAGAGGCGCGAGAACTGGCCGGTATCGTCGGCGCCTCCGACAGGCTGTTCATCTTGACGCACAACTACACCGGTTACGCCATGTTGCGTCAGATGCGGGAGATGATCGCCAACGGCGCCATCGGCAAGCTGCGTCATGTCCAGGCGGAATATGCGCAGGACTGGCTGACTGAAGCAGTGGAAAATTCGGGTGCAAAGGGTGCCGAATGGCGCACCGATCCAAGCCGCTCGGGTGCTGGAGGCGCCATTGGCGATATCGGCACGCATGCCTTCAATGCGGCTGCATTCGTCACTGGCGAAATCCCGAAAAGTCTTTACGCCGATCTGACATCGTTCGTACCGGGCCGGCAACTTGATGACAGCGCCAACATTCTGCTGCGCTACGAGAGTGGCGCGAAGGGTATGCTTTGGGCAAGCCAGATCGCGGTCGGTAACGAGAACGCTTTGTCGCTGCGCGTCTACGGCGACAAGGGTGGGCTCGAATGGCACCATCGAGTGCCTGACGAACTTTGGTTTACGCCTTACGGAGAAGAGAAACGGCTCATCACGCGCAATGGCGCGGGTGCAGGTGCTGCCGCCAACCGCGTTAGCCGTGTGCCGTCTGGGCACCCGGAAGGATATCTCGAGGGTTTCGCAACGATTTACCGCGAAGCCGCAGATGCAATCATCGCCAAAAGGGAGGGAAAGACATCGGCCGGGGACGCAACCTATCCCGGTATAGAGGACGGTCTTGCGGGGCTCGCATTCATTGATGCGGCCGTCCGATCCAGTCGAAGCTCGTCGTGGGTCACGATCGACATTTAG
- a CDS encoding sugar phosphate isomerase/epimerase: MKTIKGPAIFLAQFVGENAPFDTLDNLGQWAASLGYKGIQVPTDPKFFDLEKAAASKTYCDDIKGRLADAGVEITELSTHIQGQLVAVHPAYDEMFDGFAPAALRGKPQARQEWAVNQLKCAAQASQHLGLSSHATFSGALAWPFVYPWPQRPAGLVEMAFAELGKRWTPILDAFEENGVDVCYELHPGEDLHDGITFERFLEATGNHVRANILYDPSHFVLQAMDYLDFIDVYHERIRAFHVKDAEFNPTGRSGVYGGYQSWVDRPGRFRSLGDGQVDFGAVFSKLTQYDFDGWAVLEWECALKHPEDGAREGAGFIQNHIIRVTERAFDDFAKSGVDDAANRRLLGL, translated from the coding sequence ATGAAGACGATCAAGGGCCCGGCGATTTTCCTCGCACAATTTGTCGGAGAGAACGCGCCTTTCGACACGCTCGACAATCTCGGCCAATGGGCGGCTTCGCTCGGCTACAAGGGCATCCAGGTGCCGACCGACCCAAAGTTTTTCGATCTCGAAAAAGCTGCAGCCTCGAAAACCTATTGTGACGATATCAAGGGACGCCTGGCTGATGCAGGTGTCGAGATCACTGAGCTTTCCACCCATATTCAAGGTCAACTCGTTGCCGTTCATCCGGCGTACGACGAAATGTTTGATGGTTTCGCCCCGGCCGCGTTGCGTGGGAAACCCCAGGCGCGTCAGGAATGGGCTGTCAATCAGCTCAAATGCGCGGCGCAAGCCTCTCAACATCTCGGCCTTTCGAGCCACGCCACATTTTCCGGCGCGCTTGCCTGGCCTTTTGTTTACCCGTGGCCGCAGCGTCCCGCCGGCCTTGTCGAGATGGCCTTCGCCGAACTTGGCAAACGCTGGACACCTATCCTCGATGCGTTCGAAGAAAATGGCGTCGACGTCTGCTATGAGCTGCATCCGGGCGAGGATCTGCACGACGGTATCACCTTCGAGCGCTTTCTCGAGGCGACCGGCAATCACGTGCGTGCCAATATCCTCTATGATCCATCGCATTTTGTCCTACAGGCGATGGACTACCTCGATTTTATCGACGTCTACCACGAGCGCATCCGTGCGTTCCACGTCAAGGATGCCGAGTTCAATCCGACCGGCCGTTCCGGTGTCTATGGTGGTTATCAGAGCTGGGTCGATCGGCCGGGGCGTTTCCGTTCGCTCGGAGACGGGCAGGTCGATTTTGGCGCTGTGTTTTCGAAACTCACCCAATATGACTTCGACGGGTGGGCCGTTCTTGAATGGGAATGTGCACTGAAACATCCCGAAGACGGAGCGCGGGAAGGTGCCGGTTTCATCCAGAACCACATCATCCGTGTAACCGAGCGGGCATTTGACGACTTCGCCAAAAGCGGCGTCGATGATGCCGCAAACCGTCGTCTGCTTGGTCTTTGA
- a CDS encoding LacI family transcriptional regulator yields MSKDQSSNIREVAALAGVSIATVSRALQQPDKVRPETRKKVFDAVRQANFVPNAQAASFRRQSNNTVILLVRDIGNPFYLEIYKGVEEAAGEAGYKVLMGDARNDENRVATHIDMVRQKHADGLILMTGQFPSDLLDQGDALPPIVIASETVVGITLPTVKVDNRAASQNAMRHLIEAGHKRIVHLAGPFPESLAKERFDGYQDALLEAGIGFSDELVVTGDYSIEAGRQAIAALIENGISFTAIFASSDQMAIGAISELRARGLSVPSDISVIGFDDIIFANAFEPPLTTVRQPRQEMGRKAMALMVDRLNGKRAAETITLDTELVVRGSVAPCRLPDK; encoded by the coding sequence ATGAGCAAAGACCAAAGTTCGAATATCAGAGAAGTTGCAGCTCTCGCCGGCGTTTCGATCGCGACGGTATCGCGGGCGTTGCAACAACCCGACAAGGTGCGCCCGGAAACTCGAAAAAAGGTTTTTGACGCCGTAAGGCAGGCGAACTTTGTTCCCAACGCCCAGGCGGCAAGCTTCAGGCGCCAATCCAACAACACCGTCATTCTCCTGGTTCGTGATATCGGCAACCCGTTCTATCTCGAAATCTACAAAGGTGTTGAAGAAGCGGCCGGTGAGGCTGGCTACAAGGTTCTCATGGGTGACGCCCGCAACGATGAAAATCGTGTTGCGACCCACATCGACATGGTCCGTCAGAAACACGCCGACGGTCTTATCCTGATGACCGGGCAGTTCCCTTCAGACCTTCTTGATCAGGGCGATGCATTGCCGCCGATTGTGATTGCGTCGGAAACCGTCGTCGGTATCACGCTGCCGACTGTGAAGGTCGATAACCGCGCCGCTTCCCAAAATGCCATGCGGCATCTGATCGAAGCCGGTCACAAGCGGATCGTGCATCTCGCCGGTCCTTTCCCGGAGAGCTTGGCGAAAGAACGTTTCGACGGTTATCAGGATGCGCTTTTGGAAGCCGGGATCGGTTTCTCCGATGAACTGGTGGTGACTGGCGATTACAGCATCGAAGCCGGACGGCAGGCGATCGCCGCCCTGATCGAAAACGGCATTTCCTTCACTGCGATTTTCGCATCGAGTGACCAGATGGCGATTGGCGCCATCAGTGAGTTGCGTGCCAGGGGGCTGTCCGTACCGAGCGACATCTCTGTCATCGGCTTTGACGATATTATCTTTGCTAATGCCTTCGAGCCGCCTCTGACGACGGTCCGTCAGCCCCGACAGGAAATGGGCCGTAAAGCCATGGCGCTGATGGTCGACCGTCTGAACGGCAAACGTGCTGCTGAAACCATCACACTGGATACCGAATTGGTGGTGCGCGGCTCCGTCGCGCCCTGCCGCCTGCCGGATAAATAA
- a CDS encoding ABC transporter permease, with protein sequence MTNKGLQIKSLLTDPLTIAIGASAFLLLLGELLSPGFAQGSQIVRLLTIAAILGIVAAGQNLVILGGREGIDLSVGAMISLGAVLAGNMMNGQNIGIPLAILVAGGIPFLIGLINGIGITFVRIPPLVMTLGMTAVIQGGLVVYSQGVPSGAAAPLLAGFINKPLVFGIPGILFVWLGIAAIMMFVLRRTAFGFAIYAVGSNERAATLVGLPVSLIRTLLYGFSGLFAGLTGVCVIGYTGTSFISVGDQYVLPSIIAVVIGGTSLAGGAGGYIGTMAGAVALTILQSVLITLNLDVWARQIIFGVTLLALMLLYGRQKQLRV encoded by the coding sequence ATGACCAATAAGGGCCTGCAAATCAAATCTCTCCTTACCGATCCCTTGACCATTGCTATCGGCGCATCGGCTTTCCTGCTGCTTCTTGGCGAGTTGCTGTCTCCCGGTTTTGCACAGGGCTCACAGATCGTCAGACTGCTGACGATCGCCGCGATCCTCGGCATTGTCGCAGCAGGACAGAACCTTGTGATCCTCGGCGGTCGCGAAGGTATCGATCTCTCCGTCGGCGCCATGATCTCTCTTGGTGCAGTGCTGGCCGGTAACATGATGAATGGCCAAAACATTGGCATTCCACTCGCGATACTGGTCGCCGGTGGTATTCCTTTCCTGATCGGCCTCATCAACGGTATCGGCATTACCTTCGTGCGCATCCCACCACTTGTCATGACACTGGGCATGACAGCCGTCATCCAGGGTGGACTGGTCGTCTATTCTCAGGGTGTTCCTTCCGGTGCTGCGGCTCCGCTCCTTGCCGGGTTCATCAACAAGCCGTTGGTTTTTGGCATTCCCGGCATTCTTTTCGTCTGGCTAGGCATTGCAGCGATCATGATGTTCGTCTTGCGCAGAACGGCATTCGGCTTCGCCATCTACGCCGTAGGTTCAAATGAGCGCGCGGCTACACTTGTCGGATTGCCGGTCTCGTTGATCCGCACACTGCTTTACGGTTTTTCGGGCCTGTTCGCCGGTCTGACCGGGGTCTGTGTCATTGGATATACCGGTACTTCCTTCATCTCCGTCGGCGACCAATATGTTCTGCCATCCATCATCGCGGTGGTTATCGGTGGCACCTCTCTTGCCGGCGGTGCCGGTGGATATATCGGAACCATGGCCGGGGCAGTTGCGCTGACCATTCTGCAAAGCGTACTGATAACGCTCAACCTTGATGTATGGGCCCGGCAGATCATATTCGGTGTCACGTTGCTTGCGCTGATGCTGCTTTATGGACGCCAAAAGCAGTTGCGTGTTTGA
- a CDS encoding ABC transporter permease, translating into MISPGLLRKQPWIITLVVLVLLVAVNTVLQPSFVQPAVLQSNLTTFLPLILVAIGQTYVILAGDIDLSVGSIVALANVVTVSVIAALGGSGGAVIAGMAAGAAVGLLCGLVNGLFISGLRFQPIVTTFATGIIFAGLAIWVLPQAGLPVPEAYWQTYSRSFIGLPFVLWVLIAGIAFTLIVSRIPFHTHLLAVGGNRTGAFQTGLRLSGIRIGAYMISGLFSALAALCLTGETASGDPLLGASLALSSISAVVLGGTALSGGFGSSTGSIAGALVLGMIGNVIFFAGLPFEYQTLVQGLIVLTALAGGVLVTRR; encoded by the coding sequence ATGATTTCCCCCGGCCTTCTGCGCAAGCAACCCTGGATCATCACTCTCGTCGTTCTCGTCCTCCTTGTTGCCGTGAACACGGTTTTGCAGCCGTCCTTCGTTCAGCCTGCCGTACTGCAATCCAACCTGACGACATTTCTCCCGCTGATCCTGGTTGCCATTGGACAAACCTACGTGATCCTGGCGGGAGACATCGATTTGTCGGTCGGCAGCATCGTGGCGCTCGCCAATGTCGTGACCGTCAGCGTCATTGCCGCGCTAGGTGGCTCTGGAGGTGCTGTCATCGCTGGTATGGCAGCGGGTGCTGCCGTCGGTCTGCTCTGCGGTCTGGTCAACGGTCTCTTCATTTCCGGCTTGCGTTTCCAGCCAATCGTGACGACCTTCGCAACCGGTATCATCTTTGCCGGCTTGGCAATCTGGGTTTTGCCGCAGGCCGGGCTTCCCGTACCGGAAGCCTATTGGCAGACCTATTCGCGCAGCTTCATTGGCTTACCCTTCGTCTTGTGGGTTTTGATTGCCGGGATCGCCTTTACCCTGATCGTGTCGCGCATTCCGTTTCATACCCATTTGTTAGCGGTCGGCGGTAATCGTACCGGCGCCTTCCAGACAGGCTTGCGTCTCTCCGGTATTCGCATCGGTGCATACATGATCTCCGGTTTGTTTTCGGCACTGGCGGCACTGTGTCTCACGGGCGAAACCGCATCGGGTGACCCTCTGCTCGGTGCGAGCCTTGCGTTGTCGTCCATATCGGCGGTGGTGCTTGGCGGGACGGCGCTCTCCGGTGGGTTCGGCAGCTCGACGGGATCGATCGCCGGGGCACTCGTCCTTGGCATGATCGGCAATGTGATTTTCTTTGCGGGTTTGCCATTCGAGTACCAGACACTGGTGCAGGGCTTGATCGTGCTGACGGCGCTTGCCGGCGGCGTACTGGTGACGAGGCGTTGA
- a CDS encoding sugar ABC transporter ATP-binding protein, translating to MANALEAAGITKNFGAVRALSAGKLTVGRGEIHALLGANGCGKSTLCKIVAGAVVPTSGTIRFNGDEVRFKSPRDAENAGIALFYQELSLIPQLSVADNIFLGREPKRGVFVDRTALKEETDKLISLFDGVAGDGLEPDAIVGNLPPDQRQLVEILKVFAQNASLMIMDEATAALDGRQSQRFFEILKAKKAEGVSTIMISHRLDEVFAVCDRITVMRNGATISELDTSTTTREAVVHDMVGDVRAAPARQHGRLDAKASLKVDNAAGEGVRGVTLEAFAGEILGLAGLQGQGQSALLKGLFGANPFASGDIQFEGQAIAIGKPSQAVHNGFAYVSGDRGRDASLQGRSILENLVAALMVREKMKLIRPATLKPQVQKVADDMKTKFAGMDMPIGTLSGGNQQKIFISRWLATSPKLLLLDDPTKGIDLGAKADLFALMRQQADAGATILFYSSEDAEILEYADRILVFNGGRISAELTGAEMTSVNMTRAAYGDAA from the coding sequence ATGGCGAACGCTTTGGAAGCGGCCGGCATAACGAAGAATTTTGGCGCCGTGCGTGCGCTCTCTGCCGGTAAACTGACGGTCGGCCGCGGTGAAATCCATGCGCTTCTGGGTGCGAACGGTTGCGGTAAAAGTACGCTTTGCAAGATCGTTGCAGGTGCAGTGGTGCCCACCAGCGGTACAATTCGCTTCAATGGCGACGAGGTGCGCTTCAAAAGCCCCCGCGACGCAGAAAATGCCGGGATCGCCCTGTTTTACCAGGAATTGAGCCTCATTCCGCAGCTTTCAGTCGCCGACAATATTTTCCTTGGACGCGAGCCGAAGCGCGGTGTTTTCGTGGATCGCACGGCGCTGAAAGAAGAAACGGACAAACTGATCTCGCTTTTCGACGGTGTCGCTGGAGATGGGCTGGAGCCGGATGCGATCGTTGGTAACCTGCCGCCTGATCAGCGTCAGCTCGTGGAAATTCTCAAGGTCTTCGCTCAGAATGCCAGCCTCATGATCATGGACGAGGCAACAGCGGCACTCGATGGCCGTCAGTCACAGCGTTTCTTCGAAATTCTCAAGGCCAAGAAGGCCGAGGGCGTCTCCACCATCATGATATCCCATCGTCTCGATGAGGTGTTTGCTGTCTGCGACCGTATCACTGTGATGCGAAACGGTGCGACCATCTCCGAGCTCGATACGTCGACCACTACGCGTGAAGCCGTTGTGCATGACATGGTTGGTGATGTTCGTGCCGCACCGGCTCGTCAGCATGGGCGCCTCGATGCAAAGGCGAGTTTGAAGGTCGACAATGCAGCCGGTGAGGGCGTCCGTGGTGTGACGCTCGAGGCGTTTGCGGGTGAAATCCTTGGTTTGGCAGGTTTGCAAGGGCAGGGACAGTCTGCGCTGCTGAAAGGTCTGTTCGGCGCCAATCCCTTCGCTTCCGGAGATATTCAGTTCGAAGGGCAGGCCATTGCGATCGGCAAACCTTCGCAGGCGGTTCACAATGGCTTTGCCTATGTTTCCGGCGACCGCGGGCGCGATGCGTCGTTGCAGGGACGGTCCATCCTCGAAAATCTCGTTGCTGCTCTGATGGTACGCGAGAAAATGAAACTGATACGGCCGGCAACTTTGAAGCCGCAGGTGCAAAAAGTCGCCGACGATATGAAAACGAAGTTTGCCGGAATGGACATGCCAATCGGCACGCTTTCCGGCGGCAATCAGCAGAAAATCTTCATTTCGCGCTGGCTTGCAACATCGCCGAAACTTCTGCTGCTCGATGACCCGACGAAAGGGATCGACCTCGGCGCAAAAGCCGATCTGTTTGCGCTGATGCGACAGCAGGCCGATGCAGGTGCGACCATTCTTTTCTACTCCTCGGAAGACGCTGAGATCCTTGAATATGCCGACCGCATTCTGGTGTTCAACGGCGGGCGTATTTCTGCAGAACTGACCGGAGCTGAAATGACATCTGTCAACATGACCCGCGCCGCCTATGGAGACGCCGCATGA